In Microbacterium sp. 1.5R, the following are encoded in one genomic region:
- a CDS encoding NAD(P)-dependent alcohol dehydrogenase — translation MTTDTTMTAAVYHRFGAPEEVRLEQRAVPTPRPGDVLIRVHASTVSVGDHRARARDIPAGLGVLAALGLGVFRPSRPILGMDAAGVVAAVGSGVTAFAPGDRVIASTGGAFGGHAEYVRLSADGPITRAPDTMSFEEAVTLVFGGITAQCFFAQVAIGPGTSVLVNGASGAVGTAAIQLAKQLGADVTAVTSGGNVPLVASLGADRVTDYTREDFTAGGDTYDVIVDCVGNAPFSRVETRINPGGALLLVISDLRSMLTSRGHTRRSGKLVIWNVGTPGAEDLAHLVRLADSGRFRAVIDRTFDLADIVEAHRHVDTGRKRGNVVLRIPQPGANHAHG, via the coding sequence ATGACCACTGACACGACCATGACCGCGGCCGTCTACCACCGCTTCGGCGCCCCTGAGGAGGTCCGCCTCGAACAGCGGGCGGTCCCCACGCCCCGGCCCGGCGATGTGCTCATCCGCGTGCACGCGAGCACCGTGAGCGTCGGCGATCATCGCGCCCGCGCTCGGGACATCCCGGCCGGCCTCGGGGTGCTCGCCGCCCTCGGACTCGGCGTGTTCCGTCCCAGTCGGCCGATCCTGGGCATGGATGCCGCGGGCGTCGTCGCGGCTGTCGGCTCGGGCGTCACCGCCTTCGCACCCGGCGACAGGGTGATCGCCTCGACCGGCGGAGCGTTCGGCGGTCATGCCGAGTACGTGCGCCTGTCTGCCGACGGCCCGATCACCCGAGCTCCCGACACCATGAGCTTCGAAGAGGCGGTGACGCTGGTGTTCGGCGGCATCACCGCGCAGTGCTTCTTCGCCCAGGTCGCCATCGGCCCCGGCACCTCCGTGCTCGTCAACGGAGCATCCGGCGCGGTCGGCACTGCCGCGATACAACTCGCGAAGCAGCTCGGAGCAGACGTCACCGCCGTCACGAGCGGCGGCAACGTCCCACTGGTCGCGTCCCTCGGCGCCGATCGGGTCACCGACTACACCCGAGAGGACTTCACGGCGGGGGGCGACACGTACGACGTGATCGTCGACTGCGTCGGCAATGCCCCTTTCAGCCGGGTGGAGACACGCATCAACCCCGGCGGTGCGCTGCTGCTCGTCATCAGCGATCTGCGGTCGATGCTGACGAGCCGCGGGCACACTCGCCGGTCGGGAAAGCTCGTCATCTGGAATGTCGGTACGCCGGGCGCGGAGGACCTCGCCCACCTCGTGCGCCTCGCGGATTCCGGTCGCTTCCGGGCCGTCATCGACAGGACGTTCGATCTGGCCGACATCGTCGAGGCGCACCGCCACGTCGACACCGGCCGCAAGCGGGGGAACGTGGTGCTGCGCATCCCCCAGCCCGGAGCGAACCACGCGCATGGGTGA
- a CDS encoding DUF2306 domain-containing protein: MSQQMKAARSTPEQKERRRRSKSGWPAITGLLLLSVLPVIGGVLRLQEVSGEPVRTLLLASTVAIVAHIVAMTVYCVLGAFQFSPALRTRHAWHRVAGRVLIPAGFVAALSAAWLAVFFGGPPEELALAMVRLVFAVAMTLFLVRGVLAITRPDFVAHGAWMTRAYATAVSGGTQALVFALWTIPLGEVDAFGEAWLVAAAFMINSAVAELLIRRRSRRRTRGVSRRGALVS, from the coding sequence ATGTCGCAGCAGATGAAGGCCGCCCGATCGACTCCCGAGCAGAAGGAGCGGCGTCGGCGATCGAAGAGCGGGTGGCCGGCGATCACCGGCCTTCTGCTGCTCAGCGTGCTTCCCGTGATCGGTGGAGTGCTTCGTCTGCAGGAGGTGAGCGGGGAACCCGTGAGGACTCTCCTCCTGGCGTCGACGGTCGCGATCGTCGCGCACATCGTGGCGATGACCGTCTACTGCGTTCTCGGGGCGTTCCAGTTCTCACCCGCGCTGCGAACGCGGCATGCCTGGCACCGCGTGGCCGGCCGCGTTCTGATTCCCGCGGGATTCGTCGCGGCCCTCTCAGCCGCCTGGCTCGCGGTCTTCTTCGGTGGTCCACCGGAAGAACTCGCGCTCGCGATGGTTCGTCTCGTCTTCGCCGTGGCGATGACCCTGTTCCTCGTGCGGGGCGTGCTCGCGATCACACGACCAGACTTCGTGGCGCACGGAGCCTGGATGACCCGCGCCTACGCCACCGCCGTGTCGGGCGGAACCCAGGCGCTCGTCTTCGCGCTGTGGACGATCCCCCTCGGTGAGGTCGACGCCTTCGGTGAGGCATGGCTCGTCGCCGCCGCGTTCATGATCAACAGTGCCGTGGCGGAGCTGCTCATCCGGCGCCGCTCTCGCCGGCGGACGCGCGGGGTGTC
- a CDS encoding PfkB family carbohydrate kinase produces the protein MSERRDRFAVFGQIAQDLVLRGDALPEPDDSVSVSELRRLLGGKGANQAVGLRQLGGSVAIVGVVGEDDIGERLVTALLHDAIDVCGVVRRGGSAVLVDVVDPASRRMLLEHVPPTSLLTVADVEASASAVSRAGTICLQAQQPGDALSAALMIARRADATVALDGAPEPEVRDELLAGADVVRADATEAEGLTGIAVSNLDSAHEACRWLLARGPRIAAVEVAGEGDLVVWEDGSAYRAHDDDETVVDRTGGGDAFFVGLVRGIANGWSMDRVADLAARAAASTVARLGGRPELAHLVR, from the coding sequence ATGTCGGAGAGAAGAGACCGCTTCGCGGTGTTCGGCCAGATCGCCCAGGATCTGGTCCTCAGGGGAGATGCGCTCCCCGAGCCGGATGACTCCGTCAGCGTATCGGAACTGCGACGGCTCCTCGGCGGCAAAGGCGCGAACCAGGCCGTAGGCCTTCGTCAGCTCGGGGGTTCGGTCGCGATCGTCGGCGTGGTCGGAGAGGACGACATCGGAGAACGGCTCGTCACCGCCCTGCTGCACGACGCGATCGATGTCTGCGGGGTGGTGCGGCGCGGGGGCTCGGCCGTGCTGGTGGACGTCGTCGATCCGGCATCGCGGCGCATGCTGCTCGAGCACGTCCCGCCGACGTCGCTGTTGACCGTCGCGGATGTCGAGGCATCGGCGAGCGCGGTCAGCCGTGCAGGCACGATCTGTCTGCAGGCTCAGCAACCGGGCGATGCACTGTCGGCCGCTCTGATGATCGCGCGACGAGCGGACGCGACGGTGGCGCTCGACGGAGCGCCCGAGCCGGAGGTTCGCGACGAACTGCTCGCCGGAGCGGACGTCGTGCGTGCCGACGCCACGGAAGCCGAAGGACTGACGGGGATCGCCGTGTCGAACCTGGACTCGGCTCACGAGGCGTGCCGGTGGCTGCTCGCTCGCGGACCCCGCATAGCGGCCGTGGAGGTGGCAGGCGAAGGCGACCTCGTCGTCTGGGAGGACGGCAGCGCCTACCGCGCACATGACGACGACGAGACCGTGGTGGACCGCACGGGAGGCGGCGACGCATTCTTCGTGGGACTCGTGCGGGGTATCGCGAACGGGTGGTCGATGGATCGCGTCGCGGATCTCGCTGCACGGGCTGCCGCGTCGACCGTGGCACGGCTGGGCGGTCGGCCGGAACTCGCGCACCTCGTGCGGTGA
- a CDS encoding SLC13 family permease: MNPEIITFLILGAAVIAFVSNRIPMVIVAMAVPIALWATGVLSLGDAFAGFGDPIVLFIVALFIVSEALDATGVTSWVGRQLMRRAGKSRSRLLLIVCLLAAVLSAVISINGAVAALLPIVVLVAVRAGVAPSRMLLPLAFAAGAGSLLTLTGTPVNILVSEAAAEAGGRAFGYFEFAIVGIPMVVLTVVLVLALGDRLLPERVPDRLEEPADPSHDARAWRETYDVALDTGSLFTVGEGVAEVLIGPRSSLIGRVVSPGMTTRQEDLVILALRHGSRPGDVGGRATGAVTLQAGDSVLVQGPWEALHRYTSSPDVIPVRSPQQMQRTVPLGRGARRALVILGAMVVLLATGVVPPVIAGLLAAGALIVTRVLTVTQTFSAISWPTVTLIAGMIPLSSAFVSTGAADLVGDAVLQLVGNTSPHLALLTICVASVILGQFISNVATVLVIAPIAVSVASSMGVSVQPFMMALTVVGAAAFLTPIATPVNLMVMQPAGYRFGDYWRLGLPLVAIYVAVAVLYVPLIWPF; the protein is encoded by the coding sequence ATGAACCCCGAGATCATCACCTTCCTCATACTCGGTGCGGCCGTGATCGCGTTCGTGTCGAACCGCATCCCGATGGTCATCGTCGCGATGGCGGTGCCCATCGCTCTGTGGGCGACGGGAGTGCTCTCGCTCGGCGACGCCTTCGCCGGTTTCGGCGATCCCATCGTCCTGTTCATCGTCGCTCTGTTCATCGTCAGTGAGGCGCTGGATGCCACGGGCGTCACGTCGTGGGTGGGACGGCAGCTCATGCGCCGCGCCGGCAAGAGCCGTTCGCGCCTGCTGCTCATCGTGTGTCTGCTGGCCGCCGTGCTGTCGGCGGTGATCAGCATCAACGGTGCCGTGGCTGCCCTCCTTCCGATCGTGGTGCTCGTCGCGGTACGGGCAGGCGTCGCGCCGTCGCGCATGCTCCTCCCGCTCGCATTCGCCGCCGGAGCGGGGTCGCTCCTCACGCTCACCGGAACGCCGGTCAACATCCTCGTGTCCGAGGCGGCTGCGGAGGCCGGTGGGCGTGCGTTCGGGTATTTCGAGTTCGCGATCGTCGGCATCCCGATGGTCGTCCTGACGGTCGTGCTCGTGCTCGCGCTCGGAGACAGGCTCCTGCCCGAGCGCGTTCCGGACCGTCTCGAGGAGCCCGCCGACCCGAGTCACGATGCACGCGCCTGGCGCGAGACGTATGACGTCGCGCTCGATACGGGCAGCCTCTTCACGGTCGGCGAGGGCGTCGCGGAGGTGCTCATCGGGCCGAGGTCGAGCCTGATCGGCCGGGTCGTCTCGCCCGGGATGACGACGCGACAGGAGGACCTGGTGATCCTCGCGCTCCGGCACGGCAGCCGTCCGGGCGATGTGGGCGGAAGGGCGACCGGCGCGGTCACGCTGCAGGCGGGTGACTCCGTGCTCGTCCAGGGGCCGTGGGAGGCACTGCACCGCTATACGAGCTCACCCGATGTGATTCCGGTCCGCTCGCCCCAGCAGATGCAGCGGACAGTGCCGCTCGGCCGGGGTGCGCGGCGCGCGCTGGTGATCCTCGGAGCGATGGTCGTGCTCCTCGCCACGGGTGTCGTCCCGCCCGTCATCGCTGGCCTTCTCGCGGCCGGTGCCCTCATCGTCACGCGGGTGCTCACCGTGACGCAGACGTTCTCGGCGATCTCGTGGCCCACTGTCACGCTCATCGCCGGGATGATCCCGCTGTCATCGGCGTTCGTCTCCACCGGCGCCGCCGATCTCGTCGGCGACGCGGTTCTCCAGCTGGTCGGCAACACCTCGCCCCATCTCGCTCTGCTCACCATCTGCGTCGCGTCGGTGATCCTCGGGCAGTTCATCTCGAACGTGGCGACCGTGCTCGTCATCGCGCCGATCGCGGTGTCGGTCGCATCGAGCATGGGCGTCAGCGTGCAGCCGTTCATGATGGCGCTCACGGTCGTCGGAGCGGCTGCGTTCCTGACGCCGATCGCGACACCCGTGAACCTCATGGTCATGCAGCCCGCCGGCTACCGATTCGGTGACTACTGGCGTCTCGGTCTCCCACTCGTCGCGATCTACGTCGCCGTCGCGGTGCTCTACGTCCCGCTCATCTGGCCGTTCTGA